A region from the Triticum aestivum cultivar Chinese Spring chromosome 3D, IWGSC CS RefSeq v2.1, whole genome shotgun sequence genome encodes:
- the LOC123078171 gene encoding uncharacterized protein isoform X3, giving the protein MTFSYEQHFTNLGEKTQSQATHIKNGVVSHNGRKLFLSITNGSLIEVTELQPLRWNCHGRPPGADVSYISDAENARPGTVFTVSSTGDLYEFDKETKPSWKKHIWSEQTTKNVSLSSSVGCALHGLLGSNSVSLFLITKDGLLVERRLHRRKWKWDKHGAPKGQRLSSITEVQQDESNDATSMFFTTTTGKVFEYQFTKYTAILKFQEETKLTLFIFSIGQGGASSNKIRGLWVNHMSPDHAKVAASVRGLQIQVGRLIFQLDDGRLGELHLPGMGGDHFGPSQQNSIRRKLPNKYEWSILDTPETEGWNAEYCTEEHGPTNCITGAMNVAADTEPTNLSNAPPRRRKAEEKQHYLHGHSHESDETESYNILSRSIYLNFHMRVMHADRSLFLITDNGLTLEYLNSNGVWLWLRHEHITGMKGTLGSYNGSLYLVDLHGNLHIRERNGDELLWINCTAMRKGRQVASGPPWDGIPGLSRRVTTDDALFFVNKRGRLLQFTVALRKFKWKDCHSPPDTKVAFIVDQEVFRRNIIFVVGRNGRMYQYNRITELWHRHYQSPHLVLSRSPGTAMRPSPLSLTGSIFMISEHGGLVEYHFSPQDGWEWVEHGTPHRDVTLVVAPGPCFDGTQLFVIGSDGHVYLRHLDERTWRWTSHGHPSEPSSTTTDVAGGGEQSCATLGAADAHYASSFRGSCDEKVAAVRPVPFSKDAVVFELRDGRLAELRRAAEGRGGWEWARIIGTPASACMTSYWTAVAT; this is encoded by the exons GTGgaattgccatgggcgtccccCAGGAGCAGATGTATCATATATATCTGATGCTGAAAATGCAAGACCAGGGACCGTGTTCACAGTAAG TTCTACTGGAGACCTATATGAATTTGATAAGGAAACGAAGCCATCATGGAAAAAGCATATATGGAGTGAACAAACAACCAAAAATGTCTCGCTGAGCTCATCTGTTGGGTGTGCTTTGCATGGTCTCTTAGGCTCTAATTCAGTATCACTCTTTCTGATAACCAAG GATGGTCTTTTAGTGGAGCGGCGCTTGCATAGAAGAAAGTGGAAGTGGGATAAACATGGAGCACCTAAGGGTCAAAGACTAAGTTCAATTACAGAAGTTCAACAGGATGAATCTAATGATGCGACTTCAATGTTTTTTACAACAACCACAGGAAAAGTATTTGAGTATCAGTTTACAAAATATACAG CAATTCTTAAGTTCCAAGAAGAAACTAAGTTGACATTGTTTATCTTCTCCATTGGACAAGGTGGGGCTTCAAGCAATAAGATTAGAGGACTATGGGTAAATCACATGTCTCCTGACCATGCAAAAGTAGCAGCAAGTGTTCGAGGTCTACAGATTCAAGTTGGCAGATTGATATTCCAGCTAGATGATGGTAGGCTTGGAGAGCTACATTTACCTGGCATGGGAGGTGATCATTTTGGTCCAAGTCAACAAAATAGCATAAGAAGGAAACTGCCAAACAAGTATGAGTGGTCTATCCTAGATACACCAGAAACAGAAGGTTGGAATGCAGAATATTGCACTGAAGAGCATGGCCCTACAAACTGTATTACTGGAGCGATGAATGTAGCTGCAGATACGGAACCAACCAACCTGAGCAATGCCCCACCTAGAAGGCGTAAAGCAGAAGAGAAGCAACACTACCTTCATGGTCATAGTCATGAGAGTGATGAAACTGAATCATACAACATTCTATCACGAAGCATTTATCTTAACTTCCATATGCGGGTGATGCATGCAGATAGATCACTTTTCCTCATAACAGATAACGGATTAACTTTGGAATATCTAAACAGCAATGGTGTTTGGCTATGGCTAAGACATGAACACATTACAGGCATGAAGGGTACACTAGGAAGCTATAATGGCAGCTTGTATCTTGTTGATCTTCATGGGAACTTACATATTAGAGAAAGAAATGGTGACGAACTCTTATGGATTAATTGCACAGCAATGAGGAAGGGAAGACAGGTTGCAAGTGGGCCTCCATGGGATGGCATCCCTGGGTTATCACGCAGAGTGACAACAGATGATGCACTTTTCTTTGTTAACAAGAGAGGCAGATTGCTACAATTCACG GTGGCATTGCGTAAATTCAAGTGGAAGGACTGCCACAGCCCTCCGGATACCAAGGTTGCATTCATCGTGGATCAGGAGGTGTTTAGAAGAAATATCATCTTCGTGGTCGGCCGGAACGGTCGGATGTACCAGTATAACAGAATTACAGAGCTATGGCACAGGCACTACCAATCACCTCACCTCGTCCTGTCAAGATCCCCTGGGACAGCGATGAGGCCGTCCCCTCTCTCCCTCACCGGCTCCATCTTCATGATTTCCGAGCATGGGGGCCTCGTGGAGTACCATTTCAGCCCGCAGGACGGGTGGGAGTGGGTAGAGCACGGGACGCCCCACCGGGACGTCACCCTCGTGGTCGCCCCAGGGCCGTGCTTCGACGGCACCCAGTTGTTCGTCATCGGGTCCGACGGACACGTCTACCTGCGGCACCTGGACGAGCGAACGTGGAGGTGGACGAGCCACGGGCACCCGTCGGAACCATCCAGCACGACGAcggacgtcgccggcggcggcgagcagagcTGCGCCACGCTGGGCGCCGCGGACGCGCACTACGCGAGCAGCTTCAGGGGGAGCTGCGACGAAAAG GTGGCGGCTGTGCGGCCGGTGCCGTTCTCCAAGGACGCGGTGGTCTTCGAACTGCGCGACGGCCGG TTGGCGGAGCTGCGGCGTGCGGCGGAGGGTCGAGGCGGGTGGGAGTGGGCGCGGATCATCGGCACGCCCGCCAGCGCCTGCATGACAAGCTACTGGACGGCCGTCGCCACGTAG